A window of the Cuculus canorus isolate bCucCan1 chromosome 3, bCucCan1.pri, whole genome shotgun sequence genome harbors these coding sequences:
- the BATF3 gene encoding basic leucine zipper transcriptional factor ATF-like 3 isoform X3 — MSQRRGGQERPGSHEEDDRKVRRREKNRVAAQRSRKKQTQKADKLHEEYESLEQENTSLKREIGKLTDEMKHLSEVLKDHEKICPLLHCTMNFVAVPRPDALASCLPR; from the exons ATGTCGCAGCGGCGGGGCGGGCAGGAGCGGCCGGGG AGTCACGAAGAAGATGACAggaaggtgaggaggagagagaagaaccGAGTTGCCgcacagaggagcaggaagaagCAAACTCAGAAAGCAGATAAACTTCACGAG gAATATGAGTCTCTCGAGCAAGAAAATACctctctgaaaagagaaattggaAAGCTAACAGATGAAATGAAACACTTGAGTGAAGTGTTGAAGGATCATGAAAAGATCTGTCCACTATTGCACTGCACCATGAACTTTGTGGCTGTACCAAGGCCCGATGCACTTGCCAGCTGCCTACCGAGATGA
- the BATF3 gene encoding basic leucine zipper transcriptional factor ATF-like 3 isoform X1 → MSQRRGGQERPGVSSGPGAARRPELGSHEEDDRKVRRREKNRVAAQRSRKKQTQKADKLHEEYESLEQENTSLKREIGKLTDEMKHLSEVLKDHEKICPLLHCTMNFVAVPRPDALASCLPR, encoded by the exons ATGTCGCAGCGGCGGGGCGGGCAGGAGCGGCCGGGGGTGAGCTCGGGGCCGGGGGCAGCGCGGAGACCGGAGctggg GAGTCACGAAGAAGATGACAggaaggtgaggaggagagagaagaaccGAGTTGCCgcacagaggagcaggaagaagCAAACTCAGAAAGCAGATAAACTTCACGAG gAATATGAGTCTCTCGAGCAAGAAAATACctctctgaaaagagaaattggaAAGCTAACAGATGAAATGAAACACTTGAGTGAAGTGTTGAAGGATCATGAAAAGATCTGTCCACTATTGCACTGCACCATGAACTTTGTGGCTGTACCAAGGCCCGATGCACTTGCCAGCTGCCTACCGAGATGA
- the BATF3 gene encoding basic leucine zipper transcriptional factor ATF-like 3 isoform X2, with protein sequence MSSAARGEGSQQSHEEDDRKVRRREKNRVAAQRSRKKQTQKADKLHEEYESLEQENTSLKREIGKLTDEMKHLSEVLKDHEKICPLLHCTMNFVAVPRPDALASCLPR encoded by the exons ATGTCGAGCGCCGCGCGGGGCGAGGGCAGCCAGCAG AGTCACGAAGAAGATGACAggaaggtgaggaggagagagaagaaccGAGTTGCCgcacagaggagcaggaagaagCAAACTCAGAAAGCAGATAAACTTCACGAG gAATATGAGTCTCTCGAGCAAGAAAATACctctctgaaaagagaaattggaAAGCTAACAGATGAAATGAAACACTTGAGTGAAGTGTTGAAGGATCATGAAAAGATCTGTCCACTATTGCACTGCACCATGAACTTTGTGGCTGTACCAAGGCCCGATGCACTTGCCAGCTGCCTACCGAGATGA